One genomic window of Cottoperca gobio chromosome 10, fCotGob3.1, whole genome shotgun sequence includes the following:
- the LOC115014845 gene encoding uncharacterized protein LOC115014845: protein MTRAFLAIFEGTAATCGSRRRSGRCFPCCRGKPIEPHTSCQRHPDIAMSSSGGRFWPGWAAHPRDTAAGSRACPLRTLAARSLQPGTNSAEDVIGQVALEQFIAGLLTSSANWVQCHRPATLVVLPSTAEPGGQSLGGKAWGAKSGPLLRHRSGPCPMPHSVGPAFTSGAAGAQHHERNQLQLTYQDNSKVHLQSTPLPPLSTK from the coding sequence ATGACACGGGCCTTCCTCGCCATCTTCGAGGGTACGGCAGCGACGTGTGGCAGCCGAAGGAGGAGTGGGCGCTGCTTCCCCTGCTGTCGGGGGAAGCCCATCGAGCCGCACACATCTTGCCAGCGTCATCCAGACATTGCTATGAGCAGCTCCGGAGGGCGGTTCTGGCCAGGCTGGGCAGCACACCCGAGGGACACCGCCGCCGGCTCCAGAGCCTGCCCTTTGAGGACGCTGGCCGCCCGTTCGCTTCAGCCGGGTACCAACTCCGCAGAGGACGTCATTGGGCAGGTTGCACTGGAGCAGTTCATCGCCGGACTGCTAACCTCCTCcgcgaactgggtccagtgccaCCGACCTGCCACCCTCGTAGTTCTCCCTTCCACGGCGGAGCCTGGGGGGCAAAGCCTGGGGGGCAAAGCCTGGGGGGCGAAGTCTGGGCCACTGCTCCGCCACAGGTCTGGCCCCTGCCCTATGCCACACTCCGTGGGTCCGGCCTTCACCTCCGGTGCAGCTGGAGCGCAGCACCATGAACGCAACCAGCTGCAGCTAACATACCAAGACAACAGCAAGGTCCATCTGCAGTCGACTCCCCTCCCACCCCTTTCCACAAAATAA